A DNA window from Camelina sativa cultivar DH55 chromosome 17, Cs, whole genome shotgun sequence contains the following coding sequences:
- the LOC104759550 gene encoding uncharacterized protein At4g04775-like, translated as MGLYSYTQPSSSSLQVWSEGPPEVNFTGLTVGIPDRCLCGRETVMKCSTTADNPGRIFFGCNNHEDGEDHIMKWWDEAIMQELQAMRGGLDDQRDSITAIKENDEMLWVQQELEKVKDQMKELRLLIRRVRGVVENVFIAGIILIVVLISFAS; from the exons ATGGGGTTATACAGCtacactcagccatcttctagttctttgcaagtatggAGTGAAGGTCCACCCGAAGTAAACTTCACTGGCCTGACAGTTGGAATTCCTGATAGATGTTTATGCGGAAGGGAAACCGTTATGAAATGTTCCACCACAGCCGACAATCCTGGAAGgattttctttggatgcaaTAACCATGAG GATGGAGaggaccatattatgaaatggtgggatgagGCTATAATGCAAGAACTTCAAGCAATGAGAGGTGGACTTGATGACCAAAGGGATTCTATTACAGCCATCAAGGAAAATGATGAAATGCTATGGGTTCAGCAGGAGCTAGAGAAGGTgaaagatcagatgaaggaaTTACGTCTGTTAATTCGTCGTGTACGCGGGGTGGTCGAGAATGTCTTTATCGCCGGTATAATCTTAATTGTTGTATTAATCTCTTTTGCTTCGTAG
- the LOC104759549 gene encoding uncharacterized protein LOC104759549: protein MLVAKLCGPGHGKLKYLYHTSEKSTYDHLAKKAPLELVYWPTIPWQKLYPKEESENQGDVADAMVTIGLSHGWVASLKNGTVRLQDDINPAASDSDPKRISLPPLVTLRHCQTQIVTNVAMSTPSPDEEDCVVAAKFLGPQLSFCRPGQRNSEWINVRIENPCFFSSRVMFSKKHDMFRIPGSGGHLIASWDLDKHKHTPKIQKLRYQGFPELTKTKRELLNSCTTSEHLVESQSTGETFLLKWYQKTFEAIDTIMKTEYLMVFKLDEEGNAVYTNDIGDLCIILSKSEPFCVPASSFPGLLPNKVLLFHFVEVGLRSGRSG from the coding sequence ATGCTCGTCGCTAAACTTTGTGGACCGGGTCACGGAAAACTAAAATATCTCTATCATACAAGTGAAAAAAGTACTTATGATCATTTGGCAAAAAAGGCGCCTCTTGAGTTGGTGTATTGGCCTACTATCCCATGGCAGAAATTGTACCctaaagaagaaagtgaaaaccAAGGCGATGTTGCTGATGCAATGGTAACTATAGGTTTATCTCATGGCTGGGTAGCTTCTTTGAAGAACGGAACTGTGCGTCTCCAAGACGATATAAACCCGGCTGCATCAGATTCAGATCCAAAACGTATCTCGTTGCCTCCTCTTGTAACTCTGCGTCATTGCCAAACCCAAATCGTCACCAACGTGGCAATGTCCACACCTTCTCCAGACGAAGAGGATTGTGTTGTGGCTGCTAAGTTCTTGGGACCTCAGCTCAGCTTTTGCAGACCGGGTCAAAGGAACTCCGAATGGATCAACGTCAGAATCGAAAACCCCTGTTTCTTCTCCTCCCGAGTCATGTTTTCAAAGAAACATGACATGTTTCGCATACCCGGATCTGGAGGCCACCTCATTGCATCATGGGATCTCGACAAACACAAGCACACACCCAAGATTCAGAAGTTGCGATATCAAGGCTTTCCCGAGCTGACCAAGACCAAACGGGAGCTTTTGAATTCATGCACCACGAGCGAACACTTGGTGGAGTCACAATCCACGGGTGAAACATTCTTGCTTAAGTGGTACCAGAAGACCTTCGAGGCCATTGACACCATAATGAAAACAGAATATTTAATGGTGTTCAAGCTTGATGAAGAAGGAAATGCGGTTTACACTAATGACATCGGAGATCTCTGCATTATCCTCTCAAAGTCTGAACCTTTCTGTGTCCCTGCTAGCTCATTTCCCGGATTGCTCCCCAACAAAGTCCTTCTCTTTCATTTCGTCGAGGTCGGACTTCGGAGTGGTCGATCTGGCTGA